CGTCAAGGCGGCGCGCATGGCCGGAGTCCATGAGCTGATTCTGCGCCTGCCCAATGGCTATGATACCTGTATCGAGGGCGGCGGGCACCGGCTTTCGGCGGGACAGGCGCAGCGGGTCGCGCTCGCTCGCGCCCTCTACGGCAGCCCGCGCATCCTGATCCTCGACGAACCCAATTCGGCGCTCGACAGCGATGGCGAGGAAGCCCTGTCGCGGGCGATCGCCGCCGCCAAGATGCAGGGCGCCGCCATCATGATCGTCGCGCATCGCGCCGCCGTCCTCGCCAATGCCGAAAGGCTGGCGGTGCTGACCGGAGGCGAGATCGTGGGCGTCGGGCCGCGGGGCGAAATCTTCGCCGCGCTGCAAAAATCGGCGCCACCGCCGAATGTCGTTCCGATCAACGAGGGGGTACGGCCGTGAACGAAGCATTGTGGACATCGCCGGTCGCGGCGGATGCGATTGATAACGACAGCAGCGACAAGCCGCATCGCGAATTGCGGCTCGGCGCTGCCATCGTGGCCGTGTTTTTCATTGGCTTGCTGGGGTGGGCAGCCGCCACGCCGCTCGATGCCGCGGCATCGGCGCAAGGCTTTGTCGCGGTTTCGGGAAATCGCCAGGCGGTCCAGCACCGTGACGGAGGCATCGTCACCGCACTCCATGTCGTTGAGGGACAGTTGGTCGCCAAAGGTGAACCGCTGCTCAAAATATCGGCCTCCGAACTGATCGCCACCGAACGCGGCATGACCGGCGAGGTCGTCGCCCTGCTGGCGCAGCGCGCGCGGCTGGTCGCCGAACAGAACGGGTTGTCGAGGGTCGCCGAGCCCGCCGAATTCGCGTCCTTTGCGCCCGCCGACCGGGTGCTCGCTGCAGAGGCCTTGCGCGGCCAGCGCCGGTTGTTCGAAGCGCGGCGGGGCTCGCTCCAGACCGAGCGCGGGGTGCTCGGCCAGCGGATGCGCCAGCATGCGGAGCAGATAAACGGCTATGCCCATCAGATGCGCTCGAACAAGGAGCAGCAACGGCTGATCGGCGAAGAACTCGACGGGATGCGCACGCTGCTGCCCAAGGGCTTCGTCTCGATCAATCGGGTCCGCGCGATGGAGCGTGACGCGGCGGCGCTCGACGGCAGTTATGGCGCCTATCGCGCCGACATTGCCCGCTCTTCGGAAGCAATCGGCGAAGCGCGGATGCAGGTCGTCGCGCTCGACAGGCAGATGATGGAGGAGGTCGCGACGCAGATGCGCGACGGACAGATCCGTCTCGACGAATTGCAACCCAAGCTGGTTGCGTTGCGCGAGCAGCTCGCGCGATCGACGGTCAGGGCCCCCGCCAGCGGCCGCGTCGTCGGTCTCAAGATCTTCACGGTCGGCGGGGTGGTCACGCCGGGCGAGACGTTGATGGAAATCGTCCCGCAAGATCGCATGCTGGTCATTGAGGGGAAGGCCTTGCCCACCGACGCGGACGATCTGGCGCCGGGAATGACGACGCAGATTCGCTTTACCGCGCTTCAGGAACGCAATCTGCCGATCCTTGTCGGCAAGATTTCAAAAGTGTCGGCCGACAGTTTCGAGGACGAACGGACCGGAATGCGCTTTTTCAACATCCAATTGCTCGTCCCGCCCAGCGAGCTGGCAAAGCTGCGGCAGGTCCGCCGGGACGGCGGGCTGCGTGCCGGCCTGCCGGTCGACATCATGATCCCGCTGCGCAAGCGGACTGCGCTCGCCTATCTCGTCGAACCGCTCGGCCAGACCTTGTGGATGGCAGGCCGGGAGAATTGATGTCGTCGAATTGACGCCTCAGCCGCGGATTGCAGCAATCGTCGTGACGAACGGACGACGCGCCAGCGACATCAGGACCGCCGCGACGATCCATGCCGGCAGGCCGACGAGGACCATAGCGGTCAGCAGCCCCCGATCGGGATCGAGCAGGCCCGACATCGCGCCGACGATCATCGGGGCGAGGCCGGTCGCTATCGCGCCGGAGATGCCCAGCAACGACAGCAGGCGCGAGCGCAGGTGGGGCGGTGACAGTTGCTGCAAGACGCCGGGCATCAACGCGCCCGTCGCGAGCAGGAGTGCGACCTGGACGCCGACCGCGGCATAGATTTGCCACGGCTGCCAGGCGAACAGGATGAACAAGGTCGGCAGGCTGGCGACCGTCAGATAGAAGCGGGCTGTCCGCAGGGGCTTGAGGTCGGCGTCGCCGCGCAGCAGCTTGATGCCGATCGGCGCCATGATCAGGCCGGCGATCGAGCCCACCCCCATCGCGAGTCCGAGCTGGACGCCGACCGACGCCGCATCGATCCCGTCGAAGGCACGCGGCATCGCGACGGGCAACCAGGCGCCCACCGCGCCAAGCGGGAGGCTGTAGGCAAAGATGGCGCCATATATGGACGCGATCGCACGCCAGTGTTCGCGTAGGAAAGGCAGGATATGGTTCAGGGCGGGTTCGCCCTCCACAGCGACGCGGCCCGAATTGCTCGTCATCCGGATCGTCGTCAGCAGCAGGACAAAGAGCGGGCCGGGCGCGGCGACAAGGATCAGCGCGACCCGCCAGCTATCCATGCTGGCAAAGAATGCCGGCAGGGAGCCGTGGTTTGCCTCGAGCAGATTCAGCGTCACGCCGCCAAGCGCCAGACCCAAGGCAGCGCCGAGCAGGGCGACGGCGAAGAAGATGAAATTCGCGGTGTTGCGCTGCCGTTCCGGGAACAGGTCAGGCAGCATCGAGAAGATAACCGGCGTCAGCGCCGCTTCGCCGATCGCGATCCCGGCGGCGGCTGCGAAGATGCCGGTAAAGCTGGTCTGGAAGGCGCAGGCGGCGGTCGAGATCGACCAGACCATGATGCAGCACCCCAGCACCAGCCGGCGGCCGAAGCGATCGGAAAGCCAGCCGATCGGATAAGCGGCGAGGCTGGCGAAGAAGGCGAAGCCTAGGCCCTGCAACATACCGAGTTGCAGGTCGCTGATGCCGAGGTCGCGCTGCAATGACGGCGCGATCAGGTTGATGATCTGCCTGTCGACAAAGGCGAACAGCGTGGTGCCGATCAGGATCGCGAGGGCATACCACGCCGACGCGGGAGCTTTCGCCCCCGCACCGGCCGCATGATCGCCGGCCTCTGTGGCGGCGGCTATTCCGGGATGTGCCAATCCGGTCATGACCGGAACTCGTTCTGCGTTCCCGAATCGCTCGCCGCCTCGTGCATGCCTTCGCCTTCCTCATCGTCTGTGCCGGCCTAGCAGATGCAGCGGGTCCGTGTGGCCGGGGAACCGATGCCGAATGGCATTATCCTTGTTCAGAATCGTCCGCTCGCGCTGATCCCGATCACGCGCGGGCGCTGCTCGACATTTTCCGAAAAGAGCGCGAAGGGGCCGGTGATGATCGGCGCATTCTCGTCGAACAGGTTGTTCGCGAATAAGGCGACCTCGACCGGCCCCGCCGCCACGCCGATGCGCAGGTTGACGATATCGCGGCGCGGCCGTTCGATGATCGGCGTCGGCTGGTTGCGCAGGGTGAACTGGCCCTTGCCCGCGTGCTGGTAATCGATGCGGAAGATGCCGGTGACATTGCCCGAAAGCTGGGGACGATAATCGAACGATGCCGACCAGCTGTTGCGCACCGCCGCGTCGACCGGGTCGCCAGGCGCTTTGTCGGCGGTCGCCTGGTCGAACTTCAGATTGTTCCAGCCATAGGTCGCGGTGAGCGTCAGCTCCCGGACCGGCCGTACGGTAGCGGAAAGATCGACGCCCCAGCCCGACACATGCCCTGAATTGTTGACGATGAGGAGCACGCCGCCGGGAGCGAAATTGTTCGACTGCACGTCCGACCATGTGCTGCGATAGACGCTGGCGTCGAGGATCAGCTTGTTCCCGAACAGCTGGTGCTTGGTGCCCAGCTCATAGGTCCAGATCTTGTCGGGCTCGAATGACGGGGGAACGTCGATGATGCCGCCGCCAGCCGAGGTCTGGTTGAAACCGCCGCTGCGGAACCCCTTGGCGACATTGGCATAGATCATCGAGTCCGGCGTGAATTCATAGCTGACGTTGACGCGCGGATTGACCGTCTCGAACGTCGCGTCGCCGGTATCGGTCGTCGTGAGGCCGAAGTTGGTGCTGCGGACATTGCGCTGCTTGTGCTCGCGATAATAGCGCACGCCGACGATCGCTTTCAGTTGCGGCGTAAAGGCGTAATTGGCTTCCCCATAGAGGGTGAAGGCCTTGTTCTCGCGAAAATCGTCGCTGGCGATGATCGCAAAGGGGAGCGCGCCCGGCGCGTTGAAGGTCCCGCCATATTGGTGGATGTTCGTGCTGTTGTACGACGCCCCGACCTGCCAGCCGAGCGGGCCGTCGCTCTGCGACGCCAGCCGCACTTCGCTGTTGAAAATTTCATAGTCGGTCGCCGCGGCGATCCCGATCTGATCGATGAAGCCGGGCGGCAGGCCGAACACGCCGACCAGCGCCGGCACGAACGCGTCCGAAAGGTCGAATTGCGTCACATTGCGCCGGTCGATCCAGCTTGCCGACGTCGTGAGTTCGGCGAAATCGAGATCATAGCCGATCTTGCCCTGAACGAGCGTGTAGCGATCACGCAGCGGCGACGGGAGGACGGCGCTTGTCCGGTAATTTATGCCATTGTCCTGATTGTCCTGATCGATTTTTTGGTAGAGGCCCAGCAGCGACAGCGAGAAACGGTCGTTCGGCTGCAACAGGAAGCTGCCGCGCACTGTGTAGATATCCGCCGAATTGACGTTGTTCTCGCCGGTCGCGACATTGTCGATGAAGCCGCCGATGCGTTCGTAACCGGCGACAAGGCGGATGGCCGCGACATCGGTGGTGAGCGGCAGGTTGAGGACGCCAACCGCCTTGTAATTGTCCGCGCCGTAACGCGTCGTCGAATATTCGCCGTTGAACGACCCGCTCACCGCGTCGAGCCGCGGAGCGGCCGGAATGTAACGTATCGTGCCGCCCATCGAGCCCTGTCCGTATAGCGTTGCTTGCGGGCCGCGGAGCACCTCTACGCGTTCGAGGTCGAGCATGCGGACGTTGAACCCGTCGCTGATCGAATCGAGCGCGAGCGGGGTTTCGTCGAAATAGACGCCGACCGTCGACGAGCCGATGGTGGTCGCAATGCCGCGGAGCTGGACGGTCGAGCGGCCAGCGCCGGTTTCATAGGTCGAAAAGCCCGGGACCGAATATTGCAGGTCCTTGAGGTCGGTCGTCCCGCGCGCCGCAAGCTCGTCGCCGCTCACCGCGC
The Sphingopyxis macrogoltabida genome window above contains:
- a CDS encoding HlyD family type I secretion periplasmic adaptor subunit, producing the protein MNEALWTSPVAADAIDNDSSDKPHRELRLGAAIVAVFFIGLLGWAAATPLDAAASAQGFVAVSGNRQAVQHRDGGIVTALHVVEGQLVAKGEPLLKISASELIATERGMTGEVVALLAQRARLVAEQNGLSRVAEPAEFASFAPADRVLAAEALRGQRRLFEARRGSLQTERGVLGQRMRQHAEQINGYAHQMRSNKEQQRLIGEELDGMRTLLPKGFVSINRVRAMERDAAALDGSYGAYRADIARSSEAIGEARMQVVALDRQMMEEVATQMRDGQIRLDELQPKLVALREQLARSTVRAPASGRVVGLKIFTVGGVVTPGETLMEIVPQDRMLVIEGKALPTDADDLAPGMTTQIRFTALQERNLPILVGKISKVSADSFEDERTGMRFFNIQLLVPPSELAKLRQVRRDGGLRAGLPVDIMIPLRKRTALAYLVEPLGQTLWMAGREN
- a CDS encoding TonB-dependent receptor, whose product is MTRWIAALMAGTAMLPVAAHAQDTAGGAAESTDSLPGDIIVTAQRYKQRLQDVPLSVSAVSGDELAARGTTDLKDLQYSVPGFSTYETGAGRSTVQLRGIATTIGSSTVGVYFDETPLALDSISDGFNVRMLDLERVEVLRGPQATLYGQGSMGGTIRYIPAAPRLDAVSGSFNGEYSTTRYGADNYKAVGVLNLPLTTDVAAIRLVAGYERIGGFIDNVATGENNVNSADIYTVRGSFLLQPNDRFSLSLLGLYQKIDQDNQDNGINYRTSAVLPSPLRDRYTLVQGKIGYDLDFAELTTSASWIDRRNVTQFDLSDAFVPALVGVFGLPPGFIDQIGIAAATDYEIFNSEVRLASQSDGPLGWQVGASYNSTNIHQYGGTFNAPGALPFAIIASDDFRENKAFTLYGEANYAFTPQLKAIVGVRYYREHKQRNVRSTNFGLTTTDTGDATFETVNPRVNVSYEFTPDSMIYANVAKGFRSGGFNQTSAGGGIIDVPPSFEPDKIWTYELGTKHQLFGNKLILDASVYRSTWSDVQSNNFAPGGVLLIVNNSGHVSGWGVDLSATVRPVRELTLTATYGWNNLKFDQATADKAPGDPVDAAVRNSWSASFDYRPQLSGNVTGIFRIDYQHAGKGQFTLRNQPTPIIERPRRDIVNLRIGVAAGPVEVALFANNLFDENAPIITGPFALFSENVEQRPRVIGISASGRF
- a CDS encoding MFS transporter, coding for MTGLAHPGIAAATEAGDHAAGAGAKAPASAWYALAILIGTTLFAFVDRQIINLIAPSLQRDLGISDLQLGMLQGLGFAFFASLAAYPIGWLSDRFGRRLVLGCCIMVWSISTAACAFQTSFTGIFAAAAGIAIGEAALTPVIFSMLPDLFPERQRNTANFIFFAVALLGAALGLALGGVTLNLLEANHGSLPAFFASMDSWRVALILVAAPGPLFVLLLTTIRMTSNSGRVAVEGEPALNHILPFLREHWRAIASIYGAIFAYSLPLGAVGAWLPVAMPRAFDGIDAASVGVQLGLAMGVGSIAGLIMAPIGIKLLRGDADLKPLRTARFYLTVASLPTLFILFAWQPWQIYAAVGVQVALLLATGALMPGVLQQLSPPHLRSRLLSLLGISGAIATGLAPMIVGAMSGLLDPDRGLLTAMVLVGLPAWIVAAVLMSLARRPFVTTIAAIRG